In Candidatus Saccharibacteria bacterium oral taxon 488, a single window of DNA contains:
- a CDS encoding inositol monophosphatase: MVTNQQREWLDFARSVAHEAGDIMQEYFGKKPDAHLKVDNTIVTIADEEINQLVIKRVAERYPAHDIDGEEASARRGSDYVWVCDPIDGTAPFAMELPVSVFSLALVINGQPEVGVIYAPFSDHLYWAVRGQGAFMNSKQIYVNKKTFGGMTGMNVDWWPSAEWDVMRVIHKLAYEKGAYVTALGSTTHAAALVARGGFVASVFAGTKGKNVDIAAAKVIVGEAGGKVTDLFGREQRYDQDICGAVLSNGIVHEEIVEAMRKLIE, translated from the coding sequence ATTGTGACCAACCAACAACGAGAATGGCTTGATTTTGCAAGAAGTGTAGCGCACGAAGCGGGCGACATTATGCAAGAATATTTTGGTAAAAAACCGGATGCTCATCTCAAGGTAGACAATACGATTGTGACTATCGCCGATGAGGAAATCAACCAGCTTGTGATCAAGCGAGTAGCTGAGCGATATCCAGCCCATGATATTGACGGTGAAGAAGCGAGTGCTCGCCGTGGTTCGGACTATGTGTGGGTGTGTGACCCGATTGACGGTACGGCACCTTTTGCGATGGAGTTACCAGTATCGGTATTCTCGTTAGCGTTGGTGATTAATGGCCAGCCGGAAGTCGGTGTGATTTATGCGCCGTTTAGCGATCATTTGTATTGGGCGGTGCGTGGCCAGGGTGCGTTTATGAATAGTAAACAGATTTACGTGAATAAGAAGACTTTTGGTGGGATGACTGGGATGAACGTGGATTGGTGGCCGAGTGCAGAGTGGGATGTTATGCGGGTGATTCACAAGTTAGCGTATGAGAAGGGTGCATATGTCACGGCGCTAGGAAGCACGACGCACGCGGCAGCCTTAGTAGCGCGTGGTGGGTTTGTTGCGTCGGTCTTTGCTGGCACGAAGGGCAAAAATGTTGACATTGCGGCGGCGAAAGTCATCGTCGGGGAAGCTGGCGGTAAGGTGACTGACCTCTTCGGCCGGGAGCAGCGGTATGATCAGGATATTTGCGGGGCGGTATTAAGCAATGGAATCGTTCATGAGGAGATAGTGGAGGCGATGAGGAAACTAATAGAATGA
- a CDS encoding isoleucine--tRNA ligase — MKFTHGTRRRAAEYEKDWVQRWKDDQTFEKSVAQRPADNAYVFYDGPPFITGVPHHGTLLSSIVKDAVPRYWTMKGKRVERVWGWDCHGLPAENFVEKQLNIVDRRQIVTSSVKQVKLVNDFDNATKVITKVAGWMGQRGYGSSSWDANNLTPDKLAEEFGRDNFYVAYDDDKLVGSVVISDKDSYNFFAGKKDNGTSVGYLYKMAVLPEFQGQGYADAVLKEAFRLSKQEGVKEIRIEVGEHQPKLVNLYERNGFQRVGEHMSTETGANWLLYSLEVSSYPDMVYNQPAPLDKDGNPLPAISLEKYITKARESMVANSETWQGVIDRIGRWVDFTGAYRTMDKDFMESVWWAFKQLYEAGKIYEGEKVLMYDTKFATPVSKAEVTMDNDAYQTVTDPSVYVKFKLDDEDVAVLAWTTTPWTLPANLMLAVNPEMTYCEVMVGGEKLIIAEEALERTLQDEKHQPLDYDVLRTFPGSELVGKKYQPLDTGSTWPENDKIHTIYAADFVSHESGTGIVHIAPAYGEDDFELAKSYGISAFHVIDDNGYYTDGNYKGLEVWDNNKFIAKDLKEKGAVWKIEYIRHEYPFNPRSKQRIMYRAIPSWFFDIQGQKPLMLEQNEYINWFPAHLKHGRFAKNIEQAPDWNLSRDRFWATAMPVWKGDRGTVKVVGSYAELKELSGAELDDYHRPWVDDITFEIDGEKFTRIDKVLDCWFESGSMPFAQLHYPFENQAKFEQNYPADFIVEYIGQVRAWFYYVHAVNTALAEIGAFGEAGEQHKNAYSNVITTGVVAGNDGRKMSKSLGNFTDPNELMDKFSADSLRFLLLSSPLLNGEDFALHDKDVGDVARKLAMIWNMYDFFTMYAEVDGWEFDGELVDPLSGQAISGDEGFAFPAKRGQERQLDQLAAERPEATDIATVVNVVTNPLDIWIVSRLHQLVAEVEKNMGAYNIPDALSPILPFLDDASNWYVRRSRRRFWRSSKGAAGAEDDGDKNDAYRTLHYVLVRLSYILAPFTPFLAEELYRNLTGDDESIHLKDWLPAGAVDEQVLADMARTRELINNGLSLRMKQDEHQASIKVRQPLQFAAYAGVKLAEYYEQIMAEELNVKEIRWIENLDEHLADYDVTEGAIKPESWIEISKQLTPELKREGLMREVIRHVQSARKKAGLQVDDRIMLQLTTNDEQLRQAIDEHAEAIATETLAVFGKVHDNQSTVTVEGAGLEIALAVVK, encoded by the coding sequence ATGAAATTCACACACGGCACACGCCGCCGGGCGGCAGAATACGAAAAGGATTGGGTGCAGCGCTGGAAGGATGACCAGACATTTGAGAAGTCGGTAGCACAGCGGCCGGCGGATAATGCCTACGTTTTTTACGACGGGCCGCCGTTTATCACTGGGGTGCCGCACCATGGGACGTTGCTTAGCAGTATTGTGAAGGATGCAGTGCCACGCTACTGGACGATGAAGGGTAAACGCGTGGAGCGCGTCTGGGGTTGGGACTGCCATGGCCTGCCGGCGGAGAATTTCGTCGAAAAGCAGCTGAATATCGTGGATCGGCGGCAGATTGTGACGAGTAGCGTCAAGCAAGTCAAACTGGTAAATGATTTCGATAACGCAACGAAGGTTATTACTAAAGTTGCTGGCTGGATGGGGCAGCGAGGCTATGGTAGTAGTAGCTGGGATGCCAACAATCTAACGCCAGATAAATTAGCAGAGGAATTTGGGAGAGATAATTTTTATGTAGCTTACGATGACGATAAGTTAGTGGGGAGCGTCGTCATAAGTGATAAGGATAGTTATAATTTTTTTGCTGGCAAAAAGGATAATGGCACGTCGGTTGGTTATCTCTATAAAATGGCGGTACTACCGGAATTCCAAGGGCAAGGTTATGCGGATGCAGTGTTAAAAGAGGCTTTTCGCTTAAGTAAGCAGGAAGGGGTCAAAGAGATTCGCATAGAGGTTGGCGAGCATCAACCTAAATTGGTGAATTTGTATGAGCGCAATGGATTTCAAAGAGTTGGTGAGCATATGTCTACCGAAACAGGGGCCAACTGGTTGCTATATAGTCTCGAAGTGAGTAGTTATCCGGATATGGTATATAATCAACCAGCACCACTTGATAAAGACGGTAATCCGCTGCCGGCCATCAGCCTGGAAAAATACATCACCAAGGCGCGCGAAAGTATGGTGGCGAATAGCGAGACGTGGCAGGGGGTGATCGACCGCATCGGCCGCTGGGTGGACTTTACGGGTGCCTATCGCACCATGGACAAGGACTTTATGGAGAGTGTGTGGTGGGCGTTTAAGCAGCTGTACGAAGCCGGCAAGATCTACGAAGGCGAAAAGGTGCTGATGTACGACACCAAGTTCGCCACTCCGGTGAGCAAGGCCGAAGTGACCATGGATAACGACGCCTACCAGACAGTGACCGACCCGAGTGTATATGTAAAGTTTAAGCTGGATGATGAAGACGTTGCTGTTTTGGCTTGGACGACCACGCCGTGGACGTTGCCAGCTAACCTGATGTTGGCCGTCAATCCAGAGATGACGTATTGCGAAGTGATGGTGGGGGGTGAGAAGCTAATCATCGCTGAGGAAGCTTTGGAGCGCACTCTGCAGGATGAAAAGCACCAGCCGCTTGATTACGACGTGCTGCGTACTTTCCCAGGCAGTGAATTAGTGGGTAAAAAATACCAACCGCTTGATACCGGCTCCACCTGGCCAGAAAATGACAAGATTCACACCATTTACGCGGCGGATTTCGTCTCGCACGAGTCGGGTACGGGCATTGTGCATATCGCGCCGGCTTACGGTGAGGACGACTTTGAGTTAGCCAAAAGTTATGGTATTAGCGCCTTCCATGTCATCGATGACAATGGCTACTACACCGATGGCAATTACAAGGGCCTAGAGGTGTGGGACAATAACAAATTCATCGCCAAAGACCTGAAGGAAAAGGGTGCGGTGTGGAAAATTGAGTACATTCGCCACGAATACCCGTTCAATCCTAGAAGCAAACAGCGCATCATGTACCGGGCCATCCCAAGCTGGTTCTTCGACATCCAGGGGCAAAAGCCGCTGATGCTGGAGCAGAACGAGTATATCAATTGGTTCCCGGCCCACCTCAAGCACGGCCGCTTTGCCAAGAACATTGAGCAAGCCCCTGACTGGAACCTCAGTCGTGACCGCTTTTGGGCGACGGCTATGCCGGTGTGGAAGGGTGACCGCGGTACCGTCAAGGTGGTTGGCTCGTACGCGGAGCTGAAGGAACTGAGCGGCGCGGAGTTGGATGATTACCACCGCCCGTGGGTTGATGACATCACCTTTGAAATTGACGGCGAGAAATTTACTCGCATTGACAAGGTACTGGACTGCTGGTTCGAGTCAGGTTCGATGCCGTTTGCGCAGCTGCATTATCCGTTTGAAAACCAGGCCAAGTTTGAACAGAATTACCCGGCGGATTTCATCGTTGAGTACATCGGTCAGGTGCGAGCGTGGTTCTACTATGTGCATGCCGTCAACACTGCTTTGGCGGAGATTGGTGCCTTTGGCGAGGCTGGTGAGCAGCATAAAAACGCCTACAGCAACGTCATCACCACCGGTGTGGTGGCGGGCAATGACGGCCGTAAGATGAGTAAGTCGCTTGGTAACTTTACCGACCCGAACGAGCTGATGGATAAGTTTAGTGCCGATTCTTTGCGCTTTTTGCTGCTATCCAGTCCGCTGCTCAATGGCGAGGATTTTGCCTTACATGATAAAGATGTCGGCGACGTGGCGCGCAAACTTGCCATGATTTGGAATATGTACGACTTCTTTACGATGTATGCTGAGGTTGATGGTTGGGAGTTTGACGGCGAGTTGGTTGATCCGCTGAGCGGTCAAGCGATATCTGGTGACGAAGGCTTTGCCTTTCCGGCAAAGCGAGGCCAAGAGCGCCAACTGGATCAATTGGCGGCCGAGCGGCCTGAGGCAACGGATATCGCGACCGTAGTTAACGTAGTCACGAATCCACTTGACATCTGGATTGTCAGCCGCTTGCATCAGCTGGTCGCAGAAGTTGAAAAGAATATGGGTGCCTACAACATTCCTGATGCGCTTAGTCCGATTTTGCCGTTCCTCGACGACGCCTCCAACTGGTATGTTCGCCGCAGTCGCCGCCGCTTCTGGAGATCGTCGAAAGGGGCCGCGGGCGCTGAGGATGATGGTGATAAAAATGATGCTTACCGCACGCTACATTACGTGCTGGTGCGTCTGAGCTACATCTTGGCGCCATTTACGCCGTTTTTGGCTGAGGAGTTGTATCGCAATTTGACGGGTGATGATGAATCGATTCATTTGAAGGATTGGCTGCCAGCTGGTGCGGTGGATGAGCAGGTTCTAGCCGATATGGCTCGGACGCGTGAATTGATCAACAATGGTCTTAGTTTGCGTATGAAGCAAGATGAGCATCAAGCATCAATTAAGGTTCGCCAACCGCTGCAGTTTGCGGCATATGCGGGCGTGAAGCTGGCTGAGTATTACGAGCAGATTATGGCCGAGGAGCTAAATGTTAAGGAAATTCGCTGGATTGAGAATTTAGACGAGCACTTGGCGGACTATGATGTGACCGAGGGCGCGATCAAGCCAGAGAGTTGGATCGAAATTAGTAAGCAATTGACGCCCGAGCTCAAACGCGAGGGCTTGATGCGTGAAGTCATTCGCCATGTCCAAAGCGCGCGCAAGAAGGCGGGATTGCAAGTGGACGATCGGATTATGCTGCAGCTGACAACGAATGACGAGCAGCTCCGCCAAGCGATTGATGAGCATGCTGAGGCGATTGCTACTGAGACGCTGGCGGTGTTTGGCAAGGTACATGACAATCAGTCGACAGTGACGGTTGAAGGGGCTGGGCTCGAGATTGCTCTTGCTGTTGTAAAATAG
- a CDS encoding DUF3137 domain-containing protein — translation MYGLAVLSQLLFFARAGGGGSSSGGGGGGVALFGIPMVVAISVSGFVKKTTQSKMAAIAVGFLAGLLASLFYLLGGVVIFILVAISALVGAIIGAFTDKISRFRKGSEAAKQAVQQAATQDSAWNEQGIVNYATTVFNRFQYDWERMDLPSIQQYVTPNYARHIGLMLYALQQMGRVNRMKNVAVSEAIITRAYDDVNDQNDRVSVSFVASANDELIDVASDAVLHRDTGEFGEQWNFVRSGNGWLLDSIDQATEDSAQLVASMRQFAAQYDMYFSPDWGRLLLPTRGELFKGGFKGTDINNHIIGFWTGNLLVQLYTYVADTSSGDSAATYIIGQVNLPKSYGGILVERRDSRFLKRFRAPSGYKKVELEWGDFNKRYQVYATDENQVTSFELLNPSFMAWLYDQDIKVNIEVVDNIVYLYAKISTGEMRYAEMMDILQKSHKELKM, via the coding sequence ATGTATGGTTTAGCAGTGCTCAGTCAGTTACTCTTTTTCGCGCGAGCCGGTGGCGGCGGGTCAAGTTCTGGCGGCGGTGGTGGTGGCGTTGCCCTTTTCGGGATACCGATGGTAGTTGCGATTTCGGTAAGTGGTTTTGTGAAAAAAACCACTCAGTCAAAGATGGCCGCCATAGCGGTCGGGTTTTTGGCCGGCCTACTCGCCAGCTTGTTCTACCTACTCGGCGGTGTTGTTATTTTTATCCTGGTGGCCATCTCGGCATTGGTCGGTGCGATTATCGGGGCATTTACGGATAAGATCAGCCGTTTTCGCAAAGGCAGCGAGGCTGCAAAACAGGCCGTTCAGCAAGCAGCTACCCAGGACAGCGCCTGGAACGAACAGGGTATTGTCAATTATGCAACAACGGTGTTTAATCGGTTTCAATATGATTGGGAGCGGATGGATTTGCCGTCAATTCAGCAATACGTCACGCCGAATTATGCGCGGCACATCGGACTAATGTTGTACGCTTTACAACAGATGGGGCGAGTCAATCGCATGAAGAATGTGGCGGTCAGTGAAGCGATTATCACACGGGCGTATGACGATGTGAATGATCAGAATGACCGAGTAAGTGTGAGTTTTGTTGCCTCGGCAAATGATGAGCTGATTGACGTGGCGAGTGATGCGGTGCTACATCGTGATACGGGCGAGTTTGGTGAGCAGTGGAACTTTGTGCGCTCGGGTAATGGCTGGTTACTGGATAGTATTGATCAGGCAACAGAAGATTCTGCCCAGCTTGTCGCCTCTATGCGGCAGTTTGCGGCACAATACGACATGTACTTCAGTCCGGACTGGGGGCGACTGCTGCTGCCGACCCGCGGTGAATTATTTAAGGGCGGCTTTAAGGGCACTGACATCAACAACCATATCATTGGGTTTTGGACGGGTAATTTATTGGTGCAGCTATACACCTATGTGGCCGATACTTCAAGTGGTGATTCGGCGGCTACGTACATTATCGGGCAGGTTAATTTACCAAAGTCGTATGGTGGGATTTTAGTGGAGCGTCGGGATTCACGTTTCCTGAAACGGTTTAGGGCGCCGTCAGGCTATAAAAAGGTAGAACTGGAGTGGGGTGACTTTAACAAGCGCTACCAAGTATACGCCACCGATGAAAATCAGGTGACGAGCTTTGAGCTGCTCAACCCAAGCTTCATGGCCTGGTTGTACGATCAGGACATTAAGGTTAATATTGAGGTGGTAGATAATATTGTTTATCTCTATGCCAAAATCTCCACCGGCGAGATGCGCTACGCGGAGATGATGGATATTTTGCAGAAATCACATAAAGAACTCAAGATGTAA